GAAGCGCGCCGGCCGCCTGCTTGACGGGCGCGAGTGGAACGAACTGCCGCAATACCTGCCCGCACGGGAGGTAATTAATGCCTGACACCGCCCCCACCCTCACCGTGCCGGCGCGCCGCTGCCGGGAATGCGGCGGCCTGTTCGCGCCCGCGCAGCAGGGCCAGGAGTTCTGCTCGGTCGGTCACCGGCACCTGTACCACAACCGGGTGACGAAGCGCGGCCGGCAGGCTTACGAGGCCGCCATGGCATGGCGCATGCCCGATGCCGCCAGCGGAAAGCGCGGCAGCCCCACCCCGCTGTCCAACATGGTCGATCGCTGGATTGCCGAGGATAACCAGCGCGCCCGCGACTATGAGGCCGCTCGCAGCGCCCGGAAGCGCAAGGCCGGCTGACATGGCCGCGTCGATGCTGTCGCTTAAGGAGTTGCCCGGATGGCCCCTGCTGCTGTCGCGGGAACAGGCGGCGGCCTATGTCGGCGTCAGCCCGGTTCTGTTTGACAAGGAAGTCGATCAGGGCCTGTGGCCGCAGCCCATCCGGCGCGGGGAGAAGCTCGGCCGCAAGACATGGGACCGCCGCCAGCTCGACGCGGCACTTGACAGCATCAGCGGTCCCGGCCCTCAATTCGCCCATGACGACTTCGAACAGCGGCGGCAGGCCGCCAAAGCCGGGCGCGGTGGGGCGACGCGGCAGGAAAAGCGCCGGCATGCCGGGCGTTAACAAGGTCCGCCGCAGCCTCGCCACCGGCGAGACCGTCACCTATTTCTATCATCGCGCCACCGGCCAGCGACTCGACGGCCAGCCCGGCACGGTCGAATTCCAGCGCAGCTGGGCGCAGGCGGAAGCGCGGCTGCACAGCCCCATCGCGCCGGCCCGCGCCATGCCCGCCTTCGAGGAACTGGCCCGCAGCTTCCGGCTTAGTCCCGAATACCGCCGGCTGGCGGAGAAGACCCGCCGGCAATGGGATATCATGCTGCAGGAAATGACCGTTCGCTTCGGCTGGGTACGCTGGGACGATCTGAATCGCCGCGCCATCCGCGCTGAATTTTTCGACTGGCGCGACGAAATGGCAGACACCCCGCGCAAGGCCGATGTCTGTATCGCCAGCCTCTCCCGGCTCTTGAACTGGGCAATGGACCGGGGCCGCATCGAGGCCAACCACGCCGCGCGCATCCCCAACCTGGTAGGGGCCAGCCATAACCGCGCCGGCAAGGTCATCACCCCGCAGCACGAATCGGCGCTGCGCCAGGTCTGCAATGACGATCTGTGGGA
This sequence is a window from Oceanibaculum indicum P24. Protein-coding genes within it:
- a CDS encoding tyrosine-type recombinase/integrase; translation: MPGVNKVRRSLATGETVTYFYHRATGQRLDGQPGTVEFQRSWAQAEARLHSPIAPARAMPAFEELARSFRLSPEYRRLAEKTRRQWDIMLQEMTVRFGWVRWDDLNRRAIRAEFFDWRDEMADTPRKADVCIASLSRLLNWAMDRGRIEANHAARIPNLVGASHNRAGKVITPQHESALRQVCNDDLWEAYQLALYTTLRRGDLMALRWTMLRDGWLMITPSKTAHSTAIKVQLPVFALPPLQDLLAGLSRCTDHILTTRNAHPWAAENLNRQWQQAKRAAAETEEGRDLDWDIHWHDIRGTGLSRLWQAGCTDAEVAMISGHAIGGRSMLRNYASRDRELAVNAYRKLWAWISKAEGDKVVALRFA